One Cyprinus carpio isolate SPL01 chromosome A16, ASM1834038v1, whole genome shotgun sequence genomic region harbors:
- the gtpbp10 gene encoding GTP-binding protein 10: MVWTSRVCFRKYGNFVDNIRLYVRGGSGGMGLPRLGGLGGNGGDIWVVAKKDTTLKQIKDKYPNKRFTAGVGSNSSIHALRGAKGEDSQVFAPVGISVTTDDGRILGELNCEGDKLLVAKGGHGGSLHSGFLPSKGQTRQIRLDLKLIADLGLVGFPNAGKSSLLTALSHAKPRIASYPFTTLRPEIGKVMYDDHRQVSVADLPGLIEGAHVNKGMGHKFLKHLERTKQLMFVVDICGFQLSSNTPFRSAFETVLLLNKELELYKEELLGKPAILVINKMDLPEAQGLLRELEAHLENQEESSRLFPEDVIPKRLMCFTHVVPVSATTGLGLPLLKSLIRQSLEEQNIIETEGQRSERLLKLRREIPTSSIPSWGFSQPT, from the exons ATGGTCTGGACAAGCAGAGTTTGTTTCCGGAAG TATGGCAACTTTGTGGATAATATACGGCTTTATGTGAGGGGTGGGAGTGGAGGAATGGGTTTGCCCCGTTTAGGGGGACTTGGGGGAAATGGTGGAGACATTTGGGTGGTGGCCAAAAAAGACACTACACTGAAGCAAATCAAGGACAAGTACCCTAACAAACGATTCACTGCAGGTGTTGGTTCAAACAGCAG taTTCATGCACTGAGAGGGGCTAAAGGAGAGGACAGTCAGGTCTTTGCACCTGTTGGGATCAGTGTTACAACAGATGATGGGAGAATCTTAG gAGAGTTGAACTGTGAAGGAGACAAACTTTTGGTGGCCAAAGGGGGTCATGGTGGCTCTCTTCACTCTGGGTTCTTACCAAGTAAAGGTCAAACCAGACAGATACGTCTGGACCTTAAACTCATTGCAGATCTAGGACTTGTAGG gtttcCCAATGCAGGCAAATCCTCCTTGCTGACTGCCTTGTCTCATGCTAAACCAAGGATTGCCAGCTACCCCT TTACAACTTTAAGACCTGAAATTGGAAAGGTGATGTATGATGATCACAGGCAG GTTTCAGTAGCAGACTTACCAGGACTCATTGAAGGTGCCCACGTAAATAAAGGCATGGGACACAAGTTTCTCAAGCATTTGGAGAGAACCAAGCAGCTCATGTTTGTG GTTGACATCTGTGGGTTTCAGCTATCTAGTAACACCCCGTTTAGGTCTGCATTTGAAACCGTGCTGCTATTAAACAag GAACTGGAGTTGTATAAGGAGGAACTTTTAGGGAAGCCAGCGATCCTGGTCATAAATAAGATGGACCTCCCCGAGGCTCAGGGCCTTCTCCGAGAACTGGAAGCTCACTTAGAGAACCAGgaag AATCAAGCCGTCTCTTTCCTGAGGATGTCATCCCTAAAAGACTAATGTGTTTCACACACGTCGTCCCAGTCTCTGCCACAACTGGCCTTGGTCTGCCCTTGCTCAAGTCTCTCATCCGGCAATCACTTGAGGAACAGAACATCATAGAAACTGAGGGTCAGCGCAGTGAGAGGCTACTTAAGTTGAGAAGGGAGATTCCCACTTCATCCATACCTAGCTGGGGGTTTTCTCAGCCGACCTGA